In Luteitalea sp. TBR-22, one genomic interval encodes:
- a CDS encoding RtcB family protein produces the protein MQIFGEHDEATLRQLRDVASRADRVALMADGHVGYVMPIGGVAAYRNKVSVVGVGFDIACGNAAILTDAYLDDLGATAAERHAALATLADDIASTVSFGLGRRNRADDAPTDDALFEDAAWEAVPRGQRQALRDKARSQLGTVGSGNHYVDVFADEADRLWVGVHFGSRGFGHTIASAFLALSQGARWGARVPEREVLLDVDRSIGADYWALMTLAGRYAYAGREWVARKVVGLLGAREQDLVHNHHNFAWRERHWGDDLIVVRKGATPAYPGQRGFVGGSMGDDAVIVEGVDTARHVAPEVHDLQRRALFSTVHGAGRVMSRTQAAGKVDRRTGRVRLPGAISPQMMREWVERKGVVLRGGGTDESPHVYRRLPDVLAHQRGTVRVLHTLRPLIVVMAGAHEVDPYKD, from the coding sequence ATGCAGATCTTCGGTGAGCACGACGAGGCCACGCTGCGCCAGTTGCGGGACGTGGCCTCGCGCGCCGACCGCGTCGCCCTGATGGCCGACGGGCACGTCGGTTACGTCATGCCGATCGGTGGGGTGGCCGCCTACCGGAACAAGGTGTCGGTGGTCGGCGTCGGGTTCGACATCGCCTGTGGCAACGCCGCCATCCTGACCGACGCGTACCTCGACGACCTCGGCGCGACGGCCGCCGAGCGGCACGCGGCGCTGGCCACCCTGGCCGACGACATCGCGTCGACGGTGAGCTTCGGCCTCGGCCGGCGCAATCGCGCCGACGACGCCCCGACCGACGACGCGCTGTTCGAGGACGCGGCGTGGGAGGCGGTGCCCCGCGGCCAGCGGCAGGCACTGCGCGACAAGGCCCGCTCGCAGCTCGGCACGGTGGGCAGCGGCAACCACTACGTCGACGTCTTCGCCGACGAGGCCGACCGGCTCTGGGTCGGCGTGCACTTCGGCAGCCGGGGCTTCGGTCACACGATCGCGTCGGCGTTCCTGGCGCTGTCGCAGGGCGCCAGGTGGGGCGCGCGCGTCCCCGAGCGTGAGGTGCTGCTCGACGTCGACAGGTCCATCGGGGCCGACTACTGGGCGTTGATGACGCTCGCGGGGCGGTACGCGTACGCGGGGCGCGAATGGGTCGCCCGAAAGGTCGTCGGGCTGCTCGGCGCGCGGGAGCAGGACCTGGTGCACAACCACCACAACTTCGCCTGGCGGGAGCGGCACTGGGGCGACGACCTGATCGTGGTGCGCAAGGGCGCCACGCCGGCCTACCCGGGTCAGCGGGGCTTCGTCGGCGGGTCGATGGGAGACGACGCGGTGATCGTGGAAGGCGTGGACACCGCGCGCCACGTGGCGCCGGAGGTGCACGACCTGCAGCGCCGCGCGCTGTTCTCGACGGTGCACGGAGCCGGGCGGGTGATGTCGCGGACGCAAGCGGCCGGCAAGGTCGACAGGCGCACGGGACGTGTCCGCCTGCCCGGTGCCATCTCACCGCAGATGATGCGCGAATGGGTCGAGCGCAAGGGCGTCGTGCTGCGTGGCGGGGGCACCGACGAGAGCCCGCACGTGTACCGCCGCCTGCCCGATGTCCTCGCCCACCAGCGCGGCACCGTCCGCGTCCTCCATACCCTCCGCCCCCTCATCGTCGTGATGGCCGGCGCCCACGAGGTGGATCCATACAAGGACTGA
- a CDS encoding reverse transcriptase-like protein, which produces MHILDEAGATLAELVGPLGHATNNVAEYSGLIAALTWAVEHGHDQVRVKMDSELVIKQMRGEYKVKHAQMQVLHAEARALIGRLGRVTFEHVRREQNKVADALSNRAMDMVEGKPVAEEVAPLKKAPAPEEPLAPRAISIPRPPRPAHARPAAPRFDFDVE; this is translated from the coding sequence GTGCACATCCTCGATGAGGCGGGCGCGACGCTTGCCGAGCTCGTCGGGCCGCTGGGCCATGCAACCAACAACGTGGCCGAGTACTCGGGGCTGATCGCCGCGCTGACGTGGGCGGTCGAACACGGCCACGACCAGGTGCGCGTGAAGATGGACTCCGAGCTGGTCATCAAGCAGATGCGTGGCGAGTACAAGGTGAAGCACGCGCAGATGCAGGTGCTGCACGCCGAGGCGCGCGCGCTGATCGGCCGGCTCGGGCGGGTGACGTTCGAGCACGTGCGGCGGGAGCAGAACAAGGTGGCCGACGCGCTGTCCAACCGCGCGATGGACATGGTGGAGGGCAAGCCCGTCGCGGAGGAAGTGGCGCCACTGAAGAAGGCGCCGGCGCCCGAGGAGCCGCTCGCCCCGCGCGCGATCAGCATCCCGCGCCCCCCACGCCCCGCTCATGCGCGTCCCGCCGCGCCGCGATTCGACTTCGACGTGGAGTGA
- a CDS encoding ATP-binding protein translates to MLPHDATDVADKDDTDLLGLLQYVPEPHAVVSAHGRILALNSAARTEFPRPAVLEQALAGVPMGTHHVAIVARGPVRHATVTQTPVRLPDGTAARLVRLHAPPAPAEAPADLLAQQSLLDALPAEAVILDPAGVIQAANVRWRIAARQRGPLLADDGVGSRYLAACRSVIESREGRTAVEVATGLRDVLSRRALAFEHTYPHVDRDGVAHYRLMASALEETPWTLVTHTNVTEAHEAAERQRELTAHFRAVFDHAIDGILIADDQGRCVEANKAASALLGRPEEEVLRLHLREVFPDFDTVWRDLLRRGEQHGSLRIERPGRPHVDIDFSARAGFFPGRHLTVLRDVTAARLVEEQLRHAQKMEAVGQLASGIAHDFNNLLTVVIGNVSHLEDLLAAPSGSDVVLPGLLADAARRDLGKVMWSAERGAELVKKLLAFGRKQRFQPARLSISGFVRDLHQVLRRLVPENIRVEVLAEGDLAVMGDLGALHQVVFNLTTNARDAIGRRDGVVRISVASLAGADVAWLPEAAQSRAYAALSFEDNGCGMDAETLRRIGEPFFTTKGVGEGSGLGMAMVYGLVQQHGGHMHVESRVGEGTSVVVLLPLVDGATDAEPAGAPKSTVAAGGREQVLVVEDEPAVREIAARSLELAGYRVLTAADGASAAAILAEHGDAIDLVVSDLVMPTGGGAAVVEAVARLAPRARLLLTSGYPSRPSQGVSPDLPDAPLLQKPWTPSQLQMTARRILDERRD, encoded by the coding sequence ATGCTCCCCCACGATGCGACGGACGTCGCCGACAAGGACGATACCGATCTGCTCGGGTTGCTGCAGTACGTTCCGGAACCTCACGCAGTGGTTTCGGCGCATGGGCGGATCCTTGCCTTGAACTCGGCGGCCCGGACCGAGTTCCCGCGACCGGCGGTGCTCGAGCAGGCCCTCGCCGGCGTGCCCATGGGGACGCACCATGTCGCGATCGTGGCGCGCGGCCCGGTGCGCCATGCCACGGTCACCCAGACGCCCGTGCGGCTGCCGGATGGCACGGCGGCGCGCCTCGTGCGGCTCCACGCGCCCCCGGCACCGGCCGAGGCACCCGCGGACCTGCTCGCCCAGCAATCGCTGCTCGACGCCCTGCCGGCGGAGGCCGTCATCCTGGACCCTGCCGGAGTGATCCAGGCCGCCAACGTCCGCTGGCGCATCGCTGCCCGCCAGCGCGGGCCGCTGCTGGCCGATGATGGGGTCGGCAGCCGGTACCTGGCCGCCTGCCGCAGCGTGATCGAATCGCGTGAGGGGCGCACCGCCGTCGAGGTCGCCACCGGCCTGCGCGACGTGTTGAGCCGTCGAGCCCTGGCCTTCGAACACACCTATCCGCACGTGGACCGCGATGGGGTGGCGCATTACCGCCTGATGGCGTCCGCCCTCGAGGAGACCCCCTGGACGCTGGTCACGCACACCAACGTGACCGAGGCCCACGAGGCCGCCGAGCGACAGCGCGAGCTCACCGCCCACTTCCGCGCCGTGTTCGACCATGCGATCGACGGCATCCTCATCGCCGACGACCAGGGGCGGTGCGTCGAGGCCAACAAGGCGGCCTCCGCCCTGCTCGGGCGCCCCGAGGAGGAGGTGCTGCGGCTGCACCTGCGCGAGGTGTTCCCGGACTTCGACACGGTGTGGCGCGACCTGCTTCGCCGCGGCGAGCAGCACGGCTCCCTGCGCATCGAGCGACCGGGCCGACCGCACGTGGACATCGACTTCTCGGCGCGGGCCGGGTTCTTCCCGGGGCGCCACCTGACGGTCCTGCGCGACGTGACGGCGGCCCGCCTCGTCGAGGAACAGTTGCGGCACGCGCAGAAGATGGAGGCCGTCGGGCAGCTGGCCAGCGGCATCGCCCACGACTTCAACAACCTGCTGACCGTCGTGATCGGCAACGTCTCGCACCTCGAGGACCTGCTGGCGGCCCCGTCAGGATCCGACGTGGTGCTGCCCGGGCTGCTCGCGGACGCGGCACGTCGGGACCTCGGCAAGGTGATGTGGTCGGCCGAGCGGGGCGCCGAACTGGTCAAGAAGCTGCTGGCATTCGGCCGCAAGCAGCGGTTCCAGCCCGCGCGCCTCTCGATCTCCGGGTTCGTGCGCGACCTGCATCAGGTGCTCCGACGGCTGGTGCCCGAGAACATCCGCGTGGAGGTCCTCGCCGAGGGCGACCTGGCCGTCATGGGTGACCTCGGGGCGCTCCACCAGGTCGTCTTCAACCTCACCACCAACGCCCGCGACGCCATCGGCAGACGCGACGGCGTCGTGCGCATCAGCGTGGCCTCGCTGGCCGGCGCCGATGTGGCGTGGCTGCCCGAGGCCGCCCAATCGCGGGCGTACGCGGCGCTGTCGTTCGAGGACAACGGGTGCGGCATGGACGCCGAAACCCTGAGGCGCATCGGCGAGCCGTTCTTCACCACCAAGGGCGTCGGGGAGGGCAGCGGGCTCGGCATGGCGATGGTCTACGGCCTGGTCCAGCAACATGGTGGGCACATGCACGTGGAAAGCCGCGTCGGCGAGGGGACGAGCGTCGTGGTGCTGCTCCCGCTCGTCGACGGGGCCACCGACGCCGAGCCGGCAGGCGCGCCGAAGTCGACTGTGGCCGCAGGGGGACGCGAGCAGGTGCTGGTGGTCGAGGACGAGCCCGCCGTCCGCGAGATCGCGGCGCGATCCCTCGAACTGGCGGGTTACCGCGTCCTCACGGCCGCCGACGGCGCCAGTGCGGCGGCCATCCTGGCCGAGCACGGCGACGCCATCGACCTGGTCGTGTCCGACCTGGTGATGCCGACCGGCGGCGGCGCGGCCGTGGTCGAGGCGGTGGCCCGCCTGGCGCCGCGTGCCCGTCTGCTGCTCACCTCGGGCTACCCGAGTCGTCCGTCGCAGGGCGTCAGTCCGGATCTGCCGGACGCGCCCCTGCTCCAGAAGCCCTGGACTCCCTCCCAACTCCAGATGACTGCACGGCGGATCCTCGATGAACGACGCGACTGA
- a CDS encoding zinc ribbon domain-containing protein, translating to MHPSLDQLRRLQDLERQAAALRADIDMVDQRRRDIEVPVLEARAALEALTRTIDDRQAQRRTGDRDVAAIQQRLTKYRQQLMAVTNSREYDAAQHEIATAEADLKAREDQTIALLFELDELTPQAEHARQVLASREDASGVALASLADETQRHKLELANIEGSITALRPTIDAGALALYDRVSKRYPRGAVGELRGDLCIACNVRIRPMLASAVRKGEQIMQCENCTRLLYAVKPAAPPAPPA from the coding sequence GTGCATCCCAGCCTCGACCAGTTGCGCCGCCTCCAGGATCTCGAGCGGCAGGCCGCCGCGCTCCGCGCCGACATCGACATGGTGGACCAGCGTCGCCGCGACATCGAGGTGCCGGTCCTGGAAGCACGGGCCGCCCTCGAGGCGCTCACGCGCACCATCGACGACCGCCAGGCGCAGCGCCGCACCGGCGATCGCGACGTGGCCGCCATCCAGCAGCGGCTGACCAAGTACCGGCAGCAGTTGATGGCGGTGACCAACTCGCGCGAGTACGACGCCGCGCAGCACGAAATCGCCACCGCCGAGGCCGACCTGAAGGCGCGCGAGGACCAGACCATCGCGCTGCTGTTCGAGCTCGACGAGTTGACTCCGCAAGCCGAGCACGCCCGGCAGGTGCTGGCCAGCCGCGAGGACGCGTCGGGGGTGGCGCTGGCCAGCCTCGCCGACGAGACACAGCGGCACAAGCTCGAGCTGGCCAACATCGAGGGCAGCATCACCGCGCTCCGGCCCACCATCGACGCCGGAGCACTCGCCCTCTACGACCGCGTGTCGAAGCGTTATCCACGCGGCGCGGTCGGCGAACTGAGAGGCGACCTCTGCATCGCCTGCAACGTCAGGATCCGCCCCATGCTCGCATCGGCCGTCCGCAAGGGCGAGCAGATCATGCAGTGCGAGAACTGCACGCGCCTGCTGTACGCGGTCAAGCCGGCCGCCCCCCCGGCCCCGCCCGCCTGA
- the pgeF gene encoding peptidoglycan editing factor PgeF, with product MLPAPMPPFEWVDTPWGTALQCAALRPYARHVFSARGLDVPHADAGEGWGLLASWIGVATDDVWRLRQVHGVEAHTHGVAPCDGTWPAGDLLATDRHDVALAIRTADCVPLLYADARGGAVAAVHAGWRGTVAGASGRMVEIMRARFGTAPADLVVAIGPCVGPDAYEVGQDVVDAFAATWPAEVARGTWWRAGATAGKYLLDLWTITRDQLALAGVAPERMHLAGLCTVTHHDVLHSYRVDGAAAGRMVAAIRRRS from the coding sequence ATGCTCCCCGCGCCGATGCCGCCCTTCGAGTGGGTGGACACGCCATGGGGGACGGCGCTGCAGTGCGCTGCCCTCCGTCCGTACGCCCGCCACGTGTTCAGCGCGCGCGGCCTCGACGTGCCGCACGCCGATGCGGGCGAGGGATGGGGGCTGCTGGCCTCCTGGATCGGCGTGGCGACCGACGACGTCTGGAGACTCCGGCAGGTACATGGGGTGGAGGCGCACACCCATGGCGTGGCGCCGTGCGACGGCACCTGGCCGGCCGGCGACCTGCTGGCCACCGATCGCCATGACGTGGCCCTGGCGATCAGGACCGCCGACTGTGTGCCGCTGCTCTACGCCGACGCGCGCGGTGGGGCCGTGGCCGCCGTGCACGCCGGCTGGCGCGGCACGGTGGCCGGCGCCTCAGGCCGCATGGTCGAGATCATGCGGGCGCGATTCGGGACGGCTCCTGCCGATCTGGTCGTCGCGATCGGCCCGTGTGTGGGGCCCGACGCGTACGAGGTCGGTCAGGACGTGGTTGATGCCTTCGCCGCCACCTGGCCGGCCGAGGTGGCGCGAGGCACCTGGTGGCGTGCCGGAGCAACCGCAGGCAAGTACCTGCTCGACCTCTGGACGATCACCCGCGACCAGCTCGCACTGGCGGGCGTCGCGCCCGAGCGCATGCACCTTGCGGGGCTGTGCACGGTGACGCATCACGACGTGCTGCACTCCTATCGGGTCGATGGGGCAGCGGCCGGGCGCATGGTGGCGGCGATTCGGAGACGTTCGTAA
- a CDS encoding chemotaxis protein CheB — translation MNDATDFRSTDIAGATDRMPVCAVGASAGGLEPLERFFAHVHPPTGMAFLVVQHLSPDHKSLMAELLARHTRLRVIRAADGMALEPDTIYLNPPKTDMVLEGNRLRLHEPTLSPGSLHLPIDVCFQSLAAALGEHAIGVILSGSGSDGTRGARAIKESNGLVLVQSPDEAQFDGMPQSAVSTGLADQVADVAELPTLVQRYAALLARATSASPQPRTGLAPESQYQRVLTLLRERLGADFSGYKPQTMLRRMERRMGLLRGLDWDQYLALLEDSPTELRQLQRDLLIGVTRFMRDPEAFAVLRDRVIPDLMRQAARERELRVWVPACSTGEEAYSIAMLLLEQLPKQGPAPLVKVFATDIDPDSVEFASNGLYPESIAADLEPERLSRFFLRDGDRFRAARALREHVIFARHNLLRDPPLTRMHLVSCRNMLIYLQPDVQPRAIALLGYALQPQGILFLGPSETLGGLAHLFEPVDARWRLYRSLSPSRQRLLEVMPIAGRRITLPDEGSRPRVRAGLHDPGLLERVYQELADVLQLRCLVLDADFNLLHTFGDAGALLQVPQGRSTLEIARLLPRQLATTLRAALARTIKTGMDVSYENVDPGDGSTPLRIQVRPIDLGPDRGRCFVVFFSRGTNPLADLPSEAIQSDSRAESRIAVLEQELQYSREHLQATIEELETSNEELQATNEELLASNEELQSTNEELQSVNEELHTVNAEYQNKIAELTGLNNDIDNLLRTSGVGVVFLDHELRLRKYTTAATRILNLLPHDIGRPIDHVVPTAHDIDLVAPARRVLGHGVPESIDVTLPDGSEVLVRVLPYLDEMQQRSGLVVVMLEVSELRDRERQLQAIIDAIPGNVAVLGPDGVILRANRHWAEFASANQAPAVVGSGVGLNYLEACRSQPGDPIAIAAADGIRGVLSRQLPAFDLEYPCHAPQQRRWYRMVVSPLATGGAVVQHFDISQRVLREEHLRDWVAAVRALDLPGLRERLPADVPPA, via the coding sequence ATGAACGACGCGACTGATTTCCGTTCGACCGACATCGCCGGCGCCACGGACCGCATGCCTGTGTGCGCCGTCGGGGCGAGCGCCGGCGGCCTCGAGCCGCTCGAGCGGTTCTTCGCCCACGTCCATCCCCCCACCGGTATGGCGTTCCTGGTGGTGCAACACCTCTCGCCGGACCACAAGAGCCTCATGGCGGAGTTGCTGGCCCGTCATACGCGCTTGCGGGTGATCAGGGCCGCCGACGGCATGGCGCTCGAGCCCGACACGATCTACCTGAATCCCCCCAAGACCGACATGGTGCTCGAGGGGAACCGGCTGCGGCTCCACGAGCCGACGCTCAGCCCCGGCTCGCTGCACCTGCCCATCGACGTCTGCTTCCAGTCGCTCGCGGCCGCGCTTGGCGAACACGCCATCGGCGTCATCCTCTCGGGCTCCGGCAGCGACGGCACGCGGGGGGCACGGGCCATCAAGGAAAGCAACGGCCTGGTCCTGGTGCAGTCGCCCGACGAGGCGCAGTTCGACGGCATGCCGCAGTCGGCCGTGTCGACGGGCCTGGCCGACCAGGTGGCCGACGTCGCCGAGTTGCCCACCCTCGTCCAGCGGTACGCGGCGCTGCTCGCCAGGGCGACGAGCGCCTCACCGCAGCCGCGGACCGGGCTCGCGCCCGAGTCGCAGTACCAGCGCGTGCTCACGCTGCTCCGCGAGCGGCTCGGCGCCGACTTCTCCGGCTACAAGCCGCAGACGATGCTGCGCCGCATGGAGCGGCGCATGGGCTTGCTGCGCGGCCTCGACTGGGACCAGTACCTCGCCCTCCTCGAGGACTCGCCCACCGAGTTGCGGCAACTGCAGCGCGATCTCCTGATCGGCGTCACGCGCTTCATGCGCGACCCCGAAGCCTTCGCGGTCCTGCGCGACCGGGTCATCCCGGACCTGATGCGGCAGGCCGCCCGCGAGCGCGAGCTCCGCGTGTGGGTTCCTGCCTGCTCCACCGGCGAGGAGGCGTACTCCATCGCGATGCTGCTGCTGGAGCAACTGCCCAAGCAGGGGCCGGCGCCCCTGGTGAAGGTCTTCGCCACCGACATCGATCCCGACTCGGTCGAGTTCGCATCCAACGGGCTCTATCCGGAAAGCATCGCCGCCGACCTCGAGCCCGAGCGCCTGTCGCGGTTCTTCCTGCGCGACGGCGATCGCTTCCGCGCCGCGCGGGCCCTGCGCGAGCACGTCATCTTCGCCCGCCACAACCTGCTGCGGGATCCGCCGCTGACGCGCATGCACCTGGTGTCGTGCCGGAACATGCTGATCTACCTGCAGCCCGACGTGCAGCCGAGGGCAATCGCCCTGCTCGGCTACGCACTGCAGCCGCAGGGCATCCTCTTCCTCGGCCCGAGCGAGACGCTCGGTGGCCTGGCGCACCTGTTCGAGCCCGTCGACGCGCGTTGGCGGCTGTACCGCTCGCTGAGCCCGTCGCGGCAGCGGCTGCTCGAGGTCATGCCGATCGCCGGGCGGCGCATCACCCTGCCCGACGAGGGCAGCCGGCCGCGCGTCCGGGCCGGCCTGCACGATCCCGGCCTGCTGGAGCGCGTCTACCAGGAACTGGCCGACGTCCTGCAGTTGCGCTGCCTCGTGCTCGACGCCGACTTCAACCTGCTGCACACGTTCGGCGACGCCGGCGCTTTGCTCCAGGTGCCGCAGGGGCGCTCGACCCTCGAGATCGCCCGGTTGCTGCCGCGCCAGCTGGCCACGACCCTGCGCGCCGCGCTCGCGCGCACGATCAAGACCGGGATGGACGTCTCGTACGAGAACGTCGACCCCGGCGACGGCTCCACGCCGCTCCGCATCCAGGTGCGGCCGATCGATCTCGGCCCCGATCGCGGGCGCTGCTTCGTCGTGTTCTTCTCGCGCGGCACCAACCCGCTCGCCGACCTGCCGTCGGAGGCCATCCAGAGCGACAGCCGCGCCGAGTCGCGCATCGCCGTGCTCGAGCAGGAGCTCCAGTACTCGCGCGAGCACCTGCAGGCGACGATCGAGGAACTCGAGACCTCCAACGAGGAACTGCAGGCCACCAACGAGGAGCTGCTGGCCTCCAACGAGGAACTGCAGAGCACCAACGAGGAACTGCAGTCGGTCAACGAGGAACTGCACACCGTCAACGCCGAGTACCAGAACAAGATCGCCGAGCTGACCGGCCTCAACAACGACATCGACAACCTCCTCCGCACCAGCGGCGTCGGCGTCGTCTTCCTCGACCACGAGCTGCGGCTGCGCAAGTACACGACGGCCGCCACCCGCATCCTCAACCTGCTGCCGCACGACATCGGCCGGCCGATCGACCACGTCGTGCCGACCGCGCACGACATCGACCTGGTCGCGCCGGCCAGGCGGGTCCTCGGACACGGCGTGCCCGAGTCGATCGACGTCACGCTGCCGGACGGCTCCGAGGTCCTCGTGCGGGTGTTGCCGTACCTCGACGAGATGCAGCAGCGCAGCGGCCTCGTGGTGGTGATGCTGGAGGTCTCCGAACTGCGCGACCGGGAGCGGCAACTGCAGGCGATCATCGACGCCATCCCCGGCAACGTCGCGGTGCTCGGCCCCGACGGCGTCATCCTGCGGGCCAACCGCCACTGGGCCGAGTTCGCCTCGGCCAACCAGGCGCCCGCCGTCGTCGGCAGCGGCGTCGGGCTGAACTACCTCGAGGCGTGCCGCTCGCAGCCGGGCGATCCGATCGCGATCGCGGCGGCCGACGGGATCCGGGGCGTGCTGAGTCGGCAGCTCCCGGCGTTCGACCTCGAGTATCCCTGCCACGCTCCGCAGCAGCGCCGGTGGTACCGCATGGTGGTCTCGCCGCTGGCCACCGGTGGCGCCGTCGTGCAGCACTTCGACATCAGCCAACGGGTCCTCAGGGAGGAACACCTCAGGGACTGGGTCGCCGCGGTCCGGGCGCTCGACCTTCCGGGCCTGCGGGAGCGACTGCCGGCCGACGTGCCGCCCGCCTGA
- a CDS encoding aminoglycoside N(3)-acetyltransferase yields the protein MFSRSDLVLDARALGIREGDLLMIHASVRAVGPVIGGPDQIHLALKDAVGDDGSLFMYASCPAYYDEVGRGDHAPEVEARLLEALPAFDPATARSARDNGALVELLRTWPGTVANDHVVRFVCRGPHAAQLFAPQAWNYAYGDDSPLARFAALGGRILLLGSDHDQVTFLHHAEHLVDVPGKRVVRYEVPRLVDGQRVWTPCEEFDTSEPAHPAWPEDFFRRITDAYLARTGNAGGRIGLADCWVMDAEPLKRFALEVMRALVEAPEDAAALLAGARPR from the coding sequence ATGTTCTCCCGATCCGATCTCGTCCTTGACGCGCGCGCCCTCGGCATCAGGGAGGGCGACCTGCTGATGATCCATGCGTCTGTGCGTGCGGTGGGACCGGTCATCGGCGGCCCCGACCAGATTCACCTCGCGTTGAAGGATGCCGTGGGCGACGACGGATCGCTCTTCATGTACGCGTCGTGTCCGGCGTACTACGACGAGGTCGGGCGGGGCGACCACGCACCCGAGGTCGAGGCCCGATTGCTCGAGGCGTTGCCGGCCTTCGACCCGGCGACGGCCCGATCGGCGCGCGACAACGGCGCGCTGGTCGAGCTGCTGCGCACCTGGCCGGGCACGGTGGCCAACGACCACGTGGTGCGCTTCGTCTGCCGTGGCCCCCACGCGGCGCAGCTCTTCGCCCCACAGGCCTGGAACTACGCGTACGGGGACGACTCGCCGTTGGCCCGGTTCGCGGCCCTCGGCGGCCGCATCCTGCTGCTCGGCAGCGACCACGATCAGGTGACCTTCCTCCACCACGCCGAGCACCTCGTCGACGTGCCCGGCAAGCGGGTCGTCCGCTACGAAGTGCCCCGGCTGGTGGACGGGCAGCGGGTGTGGACGCCTTGCGAGGAGTTCGACACCTCCGAGCCGGCTCATCCCGCCTGGCCGGAGGACTTCTTCCGCCGCATCACGGACGCGTATCTGGCCAGGACGGGCAACGCCGGCGGCCGCATCGGCCTGGCCGACTGCTGGGTCATGGACGCCGAGCCCCTGAAGCGCTTCGCCCTCGAGGTGATGCGCGCCCTGGTCGAGGCCCCTGAGGACGCCGCCGCCCTGCTGGCCGGCGCCCGGCCCCGCTGA
- a CDS encoding YpdA family putative bacillithiol disulfide reductase, with translation MLDLLVVGAGPVGLACAIEARRHGLRARVLDKGALVNSIVGYPARMEFFSTPDLIEIGGHPFPVQGYKPTREEGLEYYRGVAAREGLDVRLYERVTALKGTRGDFRVETSRATHHARHVVLATGFFDIPNPLGVPGEDLPKVTHYYREPFPYVQQRVAVVGARNSAAKAALDCYRHGAEVTMVVRAPALSETVKYWIRPDLENRIKEGTIRAYFSSTIEVIREESLLLRTPEGAVEIPNDFVLAMTGYRPDFAFLETLGVTFAADEFRTPIFDEATFETARAGLFVAGTVCGGLKTNRWFIENGRFHAQQIVRHIAGQHPEAIRFGEMHWKTEE, from the coding sequence ATCCTCGACCTGCTTGTCGTCGGCGCCGGCCCGGTGGGGCTGGCGTGCGCCATCGAGGCCCGGCGCCACGGCCTGCGGGCGCGCGTGCTCGACAAGGGCGCCCTGGTGAACTCCATCGTCGGCTACCCGGCGCGGATGGAGTTCTTCTCGACGCCGGACCTCATCGAGATCGGCGGCCACCCGTTCCCGGTGCAGGGATACAAGCCGACGCGCGAGGAGGGGCTCGAGTACTACCGGGGCGTGGCGGCGCGTGAAGGCCTCGACGTGCGGTTGTACGAGCGGGTGACCGCGCTGAAGGGCACGCGCGGCGATTTCCGCGTCGAGACCTCGCGCGCGACCCATCACGCCCGGCACGTCGTCCTGGCCACGGGCTTCTTCGACATCCCCAACCCGCTCGGCGTGCCCGGCGAGGACCTGCCCAAGGTCACCCACTACTACCGCGAGCCGTTCCCCTACGTGCAGCAGCGGGTCGCCGTCGTCGGTGCGCGCAACTCGGCGGCCAAGGCGGCACTCGACTGCTACCGCCACGGCGCCGAGGTGACGATGGTGGTGCGGGCGCCGGCGTTGTCGGAGACGGTCAAGTACTGGATCAGGCCCGACCTCGAGAACCGCATCAAGGAGGGAACCATCCGCGCGTACTTCTCGTCGACCATCGAGGTGATCCGCGAGGAGTCGCTCCTCCTGAGAACGCCGGAGGGCGCCGTGGAGATTCCCAACGACTTCGTGCTGGCAATGACCGGCTACCGTCCGGACTTCGCGTTCCTCGAGACGCTCGGCGTGACGTTCGCGGCCGACGAGTTCCGCACGCCGATCTTCGACGAGGCGACGTTCGAGACGGCGCGGGCCGGCCTGTTCGTGGCCGGCACCGTGTGCGGGGGCCTGAAGACCAACCGCTGGTTCATCGAGAACGGGCGCTTCCACGCGCAGCAGATCGTCAGGCACATCGCCGGGCAGCATCCGGAGGCGATCCGCTTCGGCGAGATGCACTGGAAGACGGAGGAGTGA